The Apibacter raozihei genome contains a region encoding:
- a CDS encoding penicillin-binding protein, which produces MNKERKNILARAYLVAAFILLFAVLVFARLIFIQTHDTEKYKNLAQTTNFRNVEVKAARGNLYASDGILLATSITKYDIYLDMKTIRNELYQNNVTILCDSLQKMFGKPSHYYYKVLNEGRRSKNQYMKLAKGLDYEQFARLRNFPILNKGQNKGGFIVERRIERIKTITGFGNRTLGFDNEKGKSGLEGAFSSYLKGKNGREIQQRINQKQWKPINIEMEPLDGDDVYTTIDMRIQDIAYSALQDQLEKSEANHGCAVVMDVKTGKIVAMTNLQRTKNGDYDDLRNFAVWEAAEPGSTFKSISMLALLDDGYVGPETTVDIGTGSWNYYKHVVRDDHGHGTITLSQVLSQSSNVGIAKTVTKYYSKNPKDFLNKVNSWGINTKTGIDIPGESSPFIPKYDKTWSPVTLAWMSFGYGVKLTPLQILTFYNGIANNGVLMKPQLLDKIERKGETVRKFTPEILDKKMASEKAISDLKKMLTYAVETGTSRSIYTPNLSMAGKTGTAQVEYWNKGKGRLYQASFCGFFPAENPEYSCIVVINKPKKGFYGAQVAAPVFKEIAGKVYLKKPLNLPKEDNTKQSVNIESLITKVNKPTINTATTLVPNVVGYYGKDAIPALENLGLKVVYTGQGKVKEQSITGYPLKKGMTIYLKLGA; this is translated from the coding sequence ATGAATAAAGAACGAAAAAACATATTAGCCCGAGCTTATCTTGTTGCCGCATTTATCTTATTATTTGCAGTACTTGTATTTGCACGTCTAATCTTTATTCAGACTCATGACACAGAGAAATATAAAAACCTGGCCCAGACAACTAATTTCAGAAATGTTGAGGTAAAAGCGGCCCGAGGCAATCTGTATGCTTCAGACGGAATTCTTCTAGCCACTTCAATCACTAAATATGATATTTACTTGGATATGAAAACTATCCGAAATGAATTATATCAAAACAATGTCACAATTCTTTGCGATTCGCTTCAAAAAATGTTTGGTAAACCCAGCCATTACTATTATAAAGTGCTAAACGAGGGAAGAAGATCTAAAAATCAATACATGAAACTGGCTAAAGGGCTAGACTATGAGCAATTTGCCAGATTAAGAAATTTCCCTATTTTGAATAAAGGTCAAAATAAAGGTGGTTTTATTGTAGAGAGAAGAATTGAAAGAATAAAAACAATTACCGGATTTGGAAACCGTACATTAGGTTTTGATAATGAAAAAGGAAAGTCTGGTCTTGAAGGTGCTTTTTCATCCTATCTAAAAGGTAAAAACGGGCGGGAGATTCAACAGAGGATTAACCAGAAACAGTGGAAACCTATTAATATAGAAATGGAACCTCTGGATGGGGATGATGTTTACACTACCATAGATATGAGAATTCAGGATATTGCTTATTCTGCTCTTCAGGATCAACTGGAAAAATCAGAAGCCAATCATGGATGTGCTGTAGTTATGGATGTTAAGACAGGTAAAATTGTAGCCATGACTAATTTACAAAGAACCAAAAACGGAGATTACGATGATCTCAGAAATTTTGCTGTATGGGAAGCTGCAGAACCTGGTTCTACCTTTAAGTCTATATCTATGCTTGCTTTGTTAGATGACGGATACGTTGGCCCTGAAACAACTGTCGATATAGGAACCGGCTCATGGAATTATTACAAGCATGTAGTCCGAGACGATCATGGGCACGGTACGATTACTCTTTCACAGGTACTTTCACAATCCAGTAACGTTGGAATAGCAAAAACAGTCACCAAATATTACTCTAAAAATCCAAAAGATTTTTTAAATAAAGTTAATTCTTGGGGAATCAATACTAAAACGGGAATAGATATACCAGGAGAAAGCTCTCCTTTCATTCCTAAATATGATAAAACATGGAGTCCTGTAACGCTTGCATGGATGTCTTTCGGATATGGAGTAAAATTAACCCCTTTGCAAATACTTACTTTTTATAACGGTATAGCGAATAATGGTGTATTAATGAAACCCCAGCTATTAGATAAAATAGAAAGAAAGGGAGAAACGGTGAGAAAATTTACACCGGAAATTTTAGATAAAAAAATGGCATCTGAAAAAGCGATTTCAGATCTAAAAAAAATGCTGACTTATGCTGTTGAAACAGGAACTTCACGAAGTATTTACACTCCTAACTTATCAATGGCTGGAAAAACCGGAACTGCCCAAGTAGAATATTGGAATAAAGGTAAAGGAAGACTCTATCAGGCTTCGTTTTGTGGATTCTTTCCGGCAGAAAATCCGGAATATTCTTGCATTGTCGTAATAAATAAACCCAAAAAAGGCTTTTACGGAGCACAAGTTGCTGCTCCGGTATTTAAAGAAATTGCAGGTAAAGTATATTTAAAAAAACCATTAAACTTACCTAAAGAAGATAATACAAAACAATCTGTAAATATTGAAAGTCTGATAACTAAAGTTAATAAACCTACTATTAATACTGCAACAACTCTGGTACCTAATGTAGTTGGTTATTATGGAAAAGATGCAATACCAGCACTGGAAAATTTAGGCTTAAAAGTCGTATATACAGGACAGGGAAAAGTTAAAGAACAATCAATCACAGGATATCCTCTGAAAAAGGGAATGACCATATATTTAAAACTTGGGGCATGA
- a CDS encoding FtsL-like putative cell division protein, translated as MARRSKNKNRTRTLSDILRGKFLVEGDAFSAWKFILFIVVLSLISISSSHIVDEKVVEISSLKEKAEEYKARYALIHSKLMKLKVESELENMVIADSLFALDKQPYKILVPKTENE; from the coding sequence ATGGCGAGAAGAAGTAAAAATAAAAATAGAACCCGAACTTTATCAGATATACTGAGAGGGAAATTTTTAGTTGAAGGAGATGCTTTTTCAGCTTGGAAGTTTATACTCTTTATTGTGGTGTTATCACTTATATCTATCTCTTCTTCTCATATAGTTGATGAAAAAGTAGTAGAAATATCTTCTTTGAAAGAGAAAGCAGAAGAATATAAAGCTAGATACGCTTTAATACACAGCAAATTAATGAAATTAAAAGTTGAATCTGAACTAGAAAATATGGTAATCGCAGACTCACTTTTTGCTTTAGATAAACAACCATATAAAATTTTGGTACCTAAAACTGAAAATGAATAA